Proteins encoded by one window of Channa argus isolate prfri chromosome 13, Channa argus male v1.0, whole genome shotgun sequence:
- the LOC137139049 gene encoding cytosolic sulfotransferase 3-like, whose amino-acid sequence MSLEFGKMDLPPRPELFDFHGVSMTHYFTDSWENVQNFKARPDDILIATYPKGGTTWVSYILDLLYFAKTSPERQTSIPIYDRVPFLELYIPSVFSGKDLVEGLSTSPRLIKTHFPVQFVPKSFWDQNCKIVYVARNAKDNMVSYFHFDTMNQIEPDPGDWSSYFRRFMEGKIVYGSWYDHVNGWWKKKQTYSNLHYMFFEDMVEDTEREINKLCSFLGLSLSAEEKRQISGGVQFDNMKNNNMANYSTNPVMDFKISPFMRKGKVGDWKNHFTVAQNEEFDEDYKKKMKDPSLQFRTEI is encoded by the exons ATGGATTTACCCCCTCGACCAGAGCTGTTTGATTTCCACGGTGTCTCAATGACTCACTATTTTACAGACAGCTGGGAGAATGTCCAAAACTTTAAGGCCAGGCCAGATGATATTCTGATTGCAACATACCCAAAAGGAG GAACCACATGGGTTTCCTACATCCTTGATCTTCTGTATTTTGCTAAGACATCTCCAGAGCGTCAGACATCCATCCCCATCTATGACAGAGTACCTTTCCTGGAGCTATACATCCCGTCCGTGTTTTCAG GAAAAGATCTTGTGGAGGGGCTCTCCACCTCTCCTCGCCTAATTAAAACTCATTTCCCAGTCCAGTTTGTGCCAAAATCTTTTTGGGACCAAAACTGCAAG ATAGTCTATGTGGCCCGCAATGCCAAAGACAACATGGTGTCCTATTTCCACTTCGATACCATGAATCAGATTGAGCCAGATCCTGGAGACTGGAGCAGCTACTTCAGGAGATTCATGGAGGGAAAGA TTGTGTATGGATCCTGGTACGACCATGTGAACGGCTGGTGGAAGAAGAAACAGACTTATTCTAACCTCCATTACATGTTCTTTGAAGATATGGTTGAG GATACTGAACGGGAAATAAACAAACTCTGCAGCTTTCTTGGTTTGTCACTTTcagcagaggagaagagacaAATTTCAGGTGGAGTGCAGTttgacaacatgaaaaacaacaacatggccAATTACTCTACAAACCCAGTTATGGATTTCAAAATTTCTCCCTTCATGAGAAAAG GGAAGGTTGGTGACTGGAAAAACCATTTCACTGTGGCGCAGAATGAAGAGTTTGATGAAGACTacaagaaaaagatgaaggaCCCCTCACTTCAGTTTCGCACTGAAATCTAA